The Planctomycetia bacterium genome window below encodes:
- a CDS encoding metallophosphoesterase family protein: MIALISDIHSNLEALQAVLKDIATQNVDKTYCLGDIIGYGPNPRECIDAVIDLPVVILGNHDQGAMFDPEGFNPGAERAIFWTRSQLELATDNKEKRERRWEFLAERPRTHREDNVLFVHGSARNPLNEYVFPEDIYNPRKMERIFAYVNGICFQGHTHVPGVFSESLQFYSPEDISNEYTYDGRKTMVNVGSVGQPRDGDWRACYVLFDGKTIKYRRVEYDIDTTVKKIYDIPELENFLGDRLRDGR; encoded by the coding sequence GTGATTGCCCTCATCAGCGACATTCATAGTAACCTGGAAGCCTTGCAAGCAGTTCTCAAAGATATTGCAACGCAAAATGTGGATAAGACCTACTGCCTGGGCGATATCATCGGTTATGGCCCCAATCCCCGCGAATGCATTGATGCCGTGATTGACTTGCCAGTAGTCATACTTGGCAACCACGATCAGGGTGCCATGTTTGATCCCGAAGGATTCAATCCCGGTGCTGAACGGGCCATTTTCTGGACGCGTTCCCAACTTGAGTTGGCTACCGATAACAAGGAAAAAAGGGAACGTCGCTGGGAATTCCTTGCTGAGAGACCTCGAACGCACCGTGAAGATAACGTCCTCTTTGTACACGGCTCAGCACGCAATCCGCTCAATGAATATGTGTTCCCCGAAGACATCTACAACCCACGCAAGATGGAACGCATTTTTGCCTACGTCAATGGAATCTGTTTCCAGGGGCATACCCATGTGCCAGGCGTCTTTTCAGAAAGCCTGCAATTTTACAGCCCTGAAGATATCTCCAATGAATACACCTACGATGGCCGCAAGACCATGGTCAACGTGGGTTCCGTTGGCCAGCCCCGCGATGGCGACTGGCGTGCGTGTTACGTTCTCTTCGATGGCAAAACCATCAAGTACCGCCGAGTAGAATACGATATCGATACGACAGTCAAAAAGATTTACGATATACCGGAACTGGAAAACTTCCTTGGCGACCGCCTCCGCGACGGACGGTAG